One segment of Fructilactobacillus hinvesii DNA contains the following:
- the rny gene encoding ribonuclease Y, whose product MVIAIVGCAAIAMIVGFFIGQLTHKRTVEAKLTAAHQNANDILADAQRQAEQQLKDATAKAKKDGNAYRNKVEKGLKKRRDDIQRQEDYLLKREEALDRKDQAFEKRDDNLNRLEEQISNEKKALEKKQQDAEALIAKRQAEVTRVASLTEAEARDLVIDETKRSLADVRARMIKQNYESAKQTAAEDAKNLIVEALQQSSADIVSETTVSVVSLPNDDMKGRIIGREGRNIRTFETVTGIDLIIDDTPNAVVLSGFNPIRREVAKLALEKLIKDGRIHPARIEEMVEKSKQELEQQIQEEGENVIFDLGIHSMNHELVKLVGQLKYKISYGQNVLSRSIQVAKLAGVFAAELGEDVTLAKRAGLLHEIGRAAASGTDESYVEAGVDIAKKYGEDPVVIDAIRLEDNLNEPHTLVSELVDVANRISITRPGAKSDSLESFVHRLEKLEGITNGFDEVEKSYAVKAGREIRVIAKPEKISDSQAIVLAREIKDQIENEMNHPGHVEVKVIREVRSVEYAQ is encoded by the coding sequence ATGGTAATTGCTATTGTTGGATGCGCCGCTATCGCTATGATTGTTGGTTTTTTTATTGGGCAATTGACTCATAAACGAACGGTAGAAGCGAAGCTTACTGCCGCTCACCAAAATGCTAATGATATTCTAGCCGATGCACAACGTCAGGCTGAGCAGCAGCTTAAGGATGCGACTGCCAAGGCTAAAAAAGACGGAAATGCTTACCGGAACAAGGTCGAAAAGGGCCTGAAAAAGCGGCGTGATGACATTCAACGCCAAGAAGATTATTTATTGAAGCGCGAAGAGGCTTTGGATCGTAAGGATCAGGCCTTTGAAAAGCGGGATGATAATCTGAACCGGTTAGAAGAACAAATTAGTAATGAGAAAAAAGCACTTGAAAAAAAGCAACAAGATGCAGAAGCACTTATCGCAAAACGGCAAGCCGAGGTTACTAGGGTTGCTTCTCTGACTGAGGCAGAAGCACGGGACTTAGTGATTGATGAGACGAAACGGTCTTTGGCAGATGTTCGGGCGCGGATGATTAAACAAAATTATGAATCCGCTAAACAGACCGCTGCAGAAGACGCGAAGAACCTAATTGTAGAGGCACTGCAACAAAGTTCGGCAGACATTGTTTCAGAAACCACAGTTTCAGTTGTGTCGCTTCCAAACGATGATATGAAAGGAAGAATCATTGGTCGGGAAGGACGCAACATTCGCACCTTTGAAACCGTGACCGGGATTGATTTAATCATTGATGATACCCCGAACGCGGTTGTTTTGAGTGGATTTAATCCAATCAGACGGGAAGTTGCCAAGTTAGCACTTGAAAAATTGATTAAGGATGGACGAATTCATCCAGCCCGGATTGAAGAAATGGTCGAGAAGAGTAAGCAAGAGCTCGAACAACAGATTCAAGAAGAGGGCGAAAACGTTATCTTTGATTTAGGGATTCATTCCATGAATCATGAACTAGTCAAGTTAGTGGGTCAACTGAAATATAAAATTTCATACGGACAAAACGTGTTGTCCCGCTCCATTCAAGTTGCTAAGTTAGCTGGAGTTTTTGCAGCGGAGTTAGGTGAAGATGTAACTTTAGCAAAGCGCGCTGGATTATTACACGAAATTGGAAGAGCGGCAGCCAGTGGTACAGATGAATCGTACGTAGAAGCCGGAGTTGATATCGCTAAGAAATATGGTGAAGATCCGGTGGTCATCGATGCAATCCGGCTCGAAGATAATCTCAATGAGCCCCACACGTTAGTGTCTGAATTAGTGGATGTTGCTAATCGCATTTCGATTACTAGACCGGGAGCTAAGAGCGATTCGTTAGAAAGCTTTGTGCACCGGCTCGAAAAACTAGAAGGGATTACCAATGGTTTTGATGAGGTCGAAAAGAGTTATGCCGTAAAGGCCGGCCGTGAAATCCGGGTAATTGCTAAACCAGAAAAAATCTCTGATTCACAAGCAATTGTGTTAGCTCGAGAGATTAAAGATCAAATCGAAAACGAAATGAATCATCCGGGTCACGTTGAAGTGAAAGTGATTCGCGAGGTTCGTTCCGTTGAATATGCACAGTAA
- a CDS encoding competence/damage-inducible protein A: MKAEIISVGTELLLGEIVDTSSPFIAQHLANLGIDVYFEETVGDNPKRLANAIQTAAQRSDLVVLTGGLGPTEDDLTKTILAQVVGRSLVPEPKSMAKINAFYAQTDRPKPQHADLMGEIISGATVLPNEVGFAVGMLLATDQCTYLVLPGPPAELQPMFEKEAEPRLAQLNHRQQIIRSRVMRFFGIGEPALEDRLHSLISGQQNPTLATYAKQNEVTLRITASGTDEQGVEQTLAETARKVNHLAGSYFYGNGDDNSLEQVVVALLKKRQLTITAAESLTSGLFQSTIANVDGASQIFAGGFVTYSATTKEQLVGVAKETISKHGVVSAETAIAMARGAKRRLQTDLAISFTGVAGPDSLEGHPAGFFWVGLALPDGQAITKKVQFAGTRNAVRDYAVKTGLKLIYDQLQGQ, encoded by the coding sequence ATGAAAGCAGAAATCATTAGTGTCGGAACCGAGTTATTACTGGGAGAAATCGTGGACACCAGTTCACCTTTTATCGCGCAACACCTAGCCAACTTGGGGATTGATGTTTATTTTGAAGAAACGGTTGGAGATAATCCAAAACGCTTGGCGAATGCCATTCAAACTGCTGCTCAGCGTAGTGACTTAGTGGTGCTGACTGGCGGGTTAGGACCGACTGAAGATGATTTAACGAAAACCATTTTAGCGCAGGTTGTGGGACGGTCGTTGGTTCCAGAACCAAAATCGATGGCAAAGATTAACGCTTTTTATGCGCAAACCGATCGCCCAAAGCCCCAACACGCAGATTTAATGGGAGAAATAATTTCGGGGGCAACGGTTCTACCAAACGAGGTTGGGTTCGCCGTGGGGATGTTACTTGCAACCGACCAGTGTACCTACTTGGTATTACCAGGACCACCGGCAGAATTACAACCAATGTTTGAAAAGGAGGCTGAACCACGGTTAGCTCAACTGAATCATCGGCAGCAAATTATTCGATCCCGAGTGATGCGCTTCTTTGGAATTGGGGAGCCGGCGTTAGAGGATCGGTTGCATTCGTTAATTTCTGGGCAACAGAATCCGACGTTAGCGACGTATGCGAAGCAAAATGAGGTGACGCTACGGATCACAGCCAGTGGAACCGATGAGCAGGGCGTGGAACAAACGTTGGCTGAAACCGCACGGAAGGTTAACCATCTAGCAGGAAGTTATTTTTACGGCAATGGCGATGATAACTCATTAGAACAAGTGGTTGTTGCACTCTTAAAAAAGCGGCAGTTAACGATTACTGCAGCCGAATCATTAACGAGTGGATTATTTCAAAGTACGATTGCAAACGTAGACGGGGCTTCTCAGATTTTTGCGGGTGGGTTTGTAACTTATTCTGCTACCACCAAGGAACAGTTAGTGGGAGTTGCCAAGGAAACCATTTCTAAACATGGGGTGGTTTCTGCAGAAACAGCAATCGCAATGGCTCGGGGAGCGAAACGGCGGTTGCAAACCGATTTAGCGATTTCGTTTACCGGCGTGGCTGGGCCTGACTCATTAGAAGGACATCCGGCTGGTTTCTTCTGGGTGGGTTTGGCTCTTCCCGATGGGCAAGCGATTACTAAAAAAGTTCAATTTGCTGGGACTAGAAATGCGGTCCGGGATTATGCCGTTAAAACGGGACTCAAGCTGATTTATGATCAATTGCAAGGTCAATAA
- the pgsA gene encoding CDP-diacylglycerol--glycerol-3-phosphate 3-phosphatidyltransferase — MNLPNKLTMFRIILIPIFLLLLALPVSMGGVVVAGTMIPVNQLIAALVFIVAALTDFLDGQIARRDHLVTNFGKFADPLADKMIVMSAFIMLVGVGDNNVAAWIAAVIVCRELAVTGLRLIIVQNDGQVVAADWSGKVKTFFEMISVIILLLNNVFFNNLNLPVGQFCLYVALIAAVYSGIEYFVKNRQVFADSF, encoded by the coding sequence ATGAATTTGCCAAATAAATTAACCATGTTTCGGATTATCTTGATTCCGATTTTCTTATTGTTATTAGCTTTGCCAGTTAGCATGGGGGGAGTCGTGGTTGCTGGTACGATGATTCCGGTGAACCAACTAATTGCTGCGCTCGTGTTCATTGTGGCCGCTTTGACTGATTTTTTGGATGGACAAATTGCCCGGCGTGATCACCTAGTTACGAACTTCGGGAAGTTTGCCGATCCATTAGCCGATAAAATGATTGTAATGTCCGCCTTCATCATGTTGGTGGGGGTTGGGGATAATAACGTGGCAGCTTGGATTGCCGCAGTGATTGTTTGCCGAGAGCTAGCCGTGACCGGATTACGGTTGATCATTGTTCAAAACGATGGTCAGGTGGTTGCTGCTGATTGGTCAGGAAAGGTGAAAACCTTCTTTGAAATGATTAGTGTGATTATTTTACTGTTAAATAACGTTTTCTTTAACAACTTGAATCTTCCAGTGGGACAATTTTGCTTGTATGTGGCCTTAATTGCTGCTGTCTACTCTGGAATTGAATACTTCGTGAAGAATCGGCAGGTCTTTGCCGATTCCTTTTAA
- a CDS encoding helix-turn-helix domain-containing protein: protein MSEANENKQTTDAGIGAQLKTAREQAGLSLDELQKQTKIQKRYLTAIENGDFAALPGQFYVRAFVKQYANAVGLNGEQFLTDSHLTTPTVDPEADSLQNTQPAEDDNRTTSHANNPTLSQSKKQLDKQKLIPLVGLVVVVIVIIGIVLFAVAKTKQDSSTTAPKNAKVTVTNDDAKKKKTKKTNQANKNNLKEGQTEIKQVANSTSDFTVKTGNATSKLDLGASQATTMTVKLDGKEVFNGAVNQNEGHQVEIPKNTKEVNIHMVNAPISSVKLNDQQVMLPQPAAGQDANQRDMNLKFEE from the coding sequence ATGAGCGAAGCAAACGAGAATAAGCAAACGACGGATGCCGGAATTGGAGCTCAGTTAAAGACGGCCCGGGAGCAAGCCGGTCTTTCCCTTGATGAACTGCAAAAACAGACCAAAATTCAAAAACGCTATTTAACGGCGATTGAAAATGGTGATTTTGCGGCTCTGCCAGGTCAATTTTACGTTCGGGCGTTTGTAAAACAATACGCGAATGCCGTCGGGTTAAATGGAGAACAATTTTTAACTGATTCCCACTTAACGACTCCAACGGTTGATCCAGAAGCAGATTCATTACAGAACACCCAACCAGCTGAGGATGATAATCGGACTACCAGTCATGCAAACAATCCAACCCTGTCTCAAAGTAAGAAGCAGCTTGACAAACAAAAGTTAATTCCACTGGTCGGTTTAGTAGTTGTTGTGATTGTCATTATTGGGATTGTGCTGTTTGCAGTTGCAAAAACGAAGCAAGATAGTAGTACCACGGCCCCCAAAAATGCCAAAGTGACAGTCACTAATGATGATGCTAAAAAGAAAAAGACCAAGAAAACGAACCAGGCTAACAAAAATAACCTAAAAGAAGGCCAAACGGAGATTAAGCAGGTTGCTAATAGCACCAGCGACTTTACCGTTAAAACCGGAAATGCAACTTCTAAGTTAGACCTAGGTGCAAGTCAAGCAACTACGATGACGGTTAAGCTAGACGGAAAAGAAGTCTTTAATGGAGCGGTAAACCAAAATGAAGGCCACCAGGTGGAGATTCCTAAAAATACCAAGGAAGTTAACATTCACATGGTAAATGCCCCCATTTCAAGCGTGAAGTTAAACGACCAACAGGTGATGCTGCCCCAACCAGCCGCTGGTCAAGATGCTAACCAACGAGATATGAACCTTAAATTTGAAGAATAG
- the yfmH gene encoding EF-P 5-aminopentanol modification-associated protein YfmH, with the protein MHQKHYKQYDEVVETTRLANGMEVIVNPKPRFNSTYAMLTTNFGSIDVRLANRSVPAGIAHFMEHKLFDKQHYDSSDHYAALGASDNAFTSFTQTSYLFTATDNVLANLRVLLDLVYHPFFSPEKIAKEQGIIGQEILMYQDDPNSRIYFDTIANLYSHSPLSADIAGDIDSIAQITEADLYATYRQYYQPGNLTLTVCGPITLAEMLPVLHELPATSANPAELRRLQQQTKRDIQNSTVVPATTTTLAVTTPKAALGYRGPAPVVRGREFAKQELAFGIFLQLLFSEDSDIYQNLYQTGIINDSFGFDFEMEADYHFLILALDTDHPDRFFTTIPAVIQKALQEPQRLARQFKLIQNEELGARITQMNSVTGTANQLGTTLDGYTNLFDEIEIINQLDLPTVLQIAQTFFQASQKTTNLIK; encoded by the coding sequence ATGCACCAAAAACACTATAAACAGTATGATGAAGTGGTTGAAACCACCCGCTTAGCCAACGGGATGGAGGTGATTGTGAACCCCAAGCCACGCTTTAATTCAACCTATGCAATGTTAACGACAAACTTTGGGTCGATTGATGTGCGACTAGCCAATCGCTCCGTTCCAGCGGGAATTGCACACTTTATGGAACACAAACTTTTTGATAAGCAGCATTACGATTCCAGTGACCACTATGCTGCTTTAGGAGCAAGTGATAACGCCTTTACGAGCTTTACCCAGACTAGTTATTTGTTTACAGCAACGGATAACGTGCTAGCAAATTTACGCGTGCTTTTGGATTTGGTTTATCATCCGTTCTTTAGTCCGGAGAAGATTGCCAAGGAGCAGGGGATCATTGGCCAAGAAATTTTGATGTATCAAGATGATCCTAACTCACGGATCTACTTTGATACGATTGCCAATTTGTACTCACACTCACCCTTGAGTGCGGACATTGCGGGAGATATCGATTCGATTGCTCAAATTACGGAAGCCGATTTATATGCGACCTACCGGCAGTATTATCAACCAGGAAACTTAACCTTGACCGTGTGTGGACCGATTACCCTTGCCGAAATGTTACCAGTGTTACACGAATTACCAGCTACAAGCGCGAACCCAGCAGAATTACGGCGACTGCAGCAACAGACGAAGCGTGACATCCAAAATAGTACGGTAGTTCCAGCAACGACAACCACGTTAGCAGTTACTACCCCTAAAGCAGCGCTGGGATACAGGGGACCTGCTCCGGTAGTTCGAGGGCGCGAGTTTGCTAAACAAGAATTGGCCTTTGGAATCTTTTTGCAGTTGCTGTTTTCTGAGGATTCAGATATCTATCAAAATCTATACCAAACGGGGATTATCAACGACTCCTTTGGATTTGACTTTGAGATGGAAGCGGACTACCATTTCTTAATTTTAGCGTTAGATACTGATCATCCAGACCGCTTTTTCACGACCATTCCAGCCGTGATTCAAAAAGCCCTTCAGGAACCCCAACGGTTAGCCCGTCAGTTTAAACTGATTCAAAATGAGGAACTAGGGGCAAGAATCACCCAAATGAATTCTGTAACTGGGACGGCTAATCAATTAGGAACCACCTTGGATGGATATACGAATCTCTTTGATGAGATCGAAATTATTAACCAGTTAGACTTACCAACGGTGCTGCAAATCGCGCAAACTTTCTTTCAAGCCAGTCAAAAAACGACTAATTTGATCAAGTAG
- the yfmF gene encoding EF-P 5-aminopentanol modification-associated protein YfmF — protein sequence MQKKTARIHFNQQPGAKFKTTTVAIDFVEPLEHHNLEKRVLLAELMENYSQKYASKLQVAQRLAELYGTQFGTSVFRTGHQAVLRFLISFADERYLPHQTDVTTAVSAFLSEMIFHPLIRKGEFPQAWFQLHQQNVVDYVRNLDDDKKYYAGRQLQSLYFTETPDQGQSILGDVTRLQSLTSAEVAAYYHELLATNEVYISALGTSATPVVQQLQEQFAGLHQQVEAAPVSLQWQAPQEMHTKVEEVEQQQSLYQQAYACPVLRTDAEYYAALVLNGLWGGTASSLMFRDIRERDSLVYYINSNYNPTVGVITVQSGIDGENQPRVQSLIQAELQRLIEADYQDADLNQVKQVLISGLKSRSDSPRRLLNQQFLQQMLGYDEKADWQTQIKHVSKAEISAVAQKLQLRATFFLKGASHAPKTL from the coding sequence ATGCAAAAGAAAACGGCACGAATTCACTTTAACCAGCAACCGGGGGCAAAATTTAAAACGACTACGGTGGCGATCGACTTCGTGGAACCCTTAGAACACCATAATCTAGAAAAGCGGGTTCTCCTAGCGGAGTTAATGGAAAATTACAGTCAAAAATATGCTAGTAAATTGCAAGTGGCACAACGTTTGGCTGAGTTATACGGAACTCAATTTGGAACATCGGTCTTTCGAACGGGGCACCAAGCAGTCCTTCGCTTCTTAATTAGTTTTGCAGATGAACGCTATTTGCCTCATCAAACGGATGTTACAACGGCGGTGAGTGCTTTTTTGAGCGAGATGATTTTCCATCCCTTAATTAGGAAGGGAGAATTTCCTCAGGCATGGTTCCAATTACACCAGCAAAACGTGGTTGATTACGTCCGCAACCTTGATGATGATAAGAAGTACTACGCCGGTCGACAGTTACAGTCGTTGTATTTTACGGAAACGCCGGACCAGGGACAAAGCATCCTGGGCGATGTGACACGTTTACAGAGTTTAACCAGTGCTGAAGTGGCTGCTTACTATCATGAATTACTAGCAACTAATGAAGTTTATATTTCTGCTTTAGGGACGTCGGCAACCCCCGTGGTTCAGCAATTGCAGGAGCAGTTTGCTGGACTACATCAACAAGTTGAAGCTGCGCCGGTCTCGTTACAATGGCAAGCTCCTCAGGAAATGCACACAAAAGTCGAAGAGGTGGAGCAACAACAGTCACTGTACCAACAAGCCTATGCTTGTCCAGTTTTACGGACGGATGCAGAATATTATGCGGCGTTAGTTCTAAATGGTTTATGGGGTGGAACGGCGAGTTCACTCATGTTTCGTGACATTCGGGAACGAGATAGTTTGGTTTATTACATTAATAGTAACTATAATCCGACGGTTGGAGTGATTACAGTTCAGAGTGGCATTGATGGAGAAAATCAACCTCGAGTGCAAAGTTTAATTCAGGCAGAGCTTCAGCGGTTGATCGAAGCAGATTATCAGGATGCCGATCTTAATCAAGTAAAACAGGTATTAATTTCAGGTCTGAAAAGTCGATCCGATAGTCCCCGGCGTTTGCTTAACCAACAATTCTTGCAACAAATGCTAGGTTATGATGAAAAAGCGGACTGGCAAACTCAGATTAAACACGTTTCTAAGGCCGAAATTAGTGCAGTTGCCCAAAAATTGCAACTGCGGGCAACCTTCTTTTTGAAAGGAGCATCTCATGCACCAAAAACACTATAA
- the minD gene encoding septum site-determining protein MinD — protein sequence MGEAIVITSGKGGVGKTTTTANLGTALALMGKKVCLLDLDIGLRNLDVVLGLDNRIMYDIVDVATGRVPLFKALIKDKRFDGNLYLLPAAQNTDKSALMEEEVKNIVDELKPQFDYVLIDCPAGIEQGFLNAVAGADSAIIVTTPEISAVRDADRVVGLLEKHPLKEEPRLIINRIRPNMMDNGDVMDVDEITHHLGVKLLGIVIDDDDVIKTSNHGEPIVLSSDNVAAKSYQNIARRVMGETVPLMPLKQAKPSFWDRLKHLFK from the coding sequence ATGGGTGAAGCAATTGTAATCACATCTGGAAAAGGTGGGGTTGGAAAGACGACCACGACTGCCAACCTAGGGACGGCCTTAGCCCTGATGGGGAAAAAGGTGTGCCTTTTAGACCTGGATATTGGGTTACGGAATCTTGATGTGGTGTTAGGGCTTGATAATCGAATTATGTATGACATTGTGGACGTTGCTACGGGGCGGGTTCCTTTGTTTAAAGCCTTGATTAAGGATAAGCGATTTGATGGTAATCTTTACCTGCTTCCAGCGGCGCAAAACACAGATAAAAGTGCCCTAATGGAGGAAGAAGTTAAAAACATTGTTGATGAATTAAAGCCACAGTTTGACTATGTTTTGATTGACTGTCCAGCCGGGATTGAACAAGGATTTTTAAATGCCGTGGCTGGTGCTGACAGTGCCATTATTGTCACAACTCCCGAAATTTCTGCCGTTCGAGATGCCGATCGAGTGGTGGGCTTGTTAGAAAAACATCCGCTTAAAGAAGAACCACGCTTAATCATCAACCGAATTCGGCCCAACATGATGGATAACGGTGACGTAATGGATGTCGACGAAATTACTCACCATTTAGGGGTGAAATTACTTGGAATTGTGATTGATGATGATGATGTGATTAAAACATCAAATCACGGCGAACCAATTGTGTTGAGTTCTGATAATGTTGCAGCTAAAAGTTATCAAAATATCGCTCGGCGAGTAATGGGTGAAACGGTTCCACTGATGCCTCTGAAACAGGCCAAACCTAGTTTTTGGGATCGACTAAAGCACTTATTCAAGTAG
- a CDS encoding septum site-determining protein MinC, whose amino-acid sequence MKSVILKGTQSGFQVTINDEADFQQALQEFQDLMTQLATKNRESAETELKFTILSGNRALSADQKQTLRNIVNKYGNLVITAFKADVMSNDEAYHLRDENRVTIIDQTIRNGQDLRVKGDVLFLGSIHQGGRLITNGNLFSMGKIKGIVHVGFPVDESKLAIGDFHEAQQVRIGEQIEIIADQRHPVSADVRTVIHVNDLHSIDYSNLDNIKAISPKFFSRIGGI is encoded by the coding sequence ATGAAAAGTGTGATTTTAAAGGGAACCCAATCAGGGTTTCAAGTTACAATTAACGATGAAGCTGATTTTCAGCAAGCTCTCCAGGAGTTTCAGGATCTGATGACCCAGTTAGCCACGAAAAATAGAGAGTCTGCAGAAACAGAGCTTAAGTTTACCATTTTATCTGGTAATCGGGCTTTATCAGCTGACCAAAAACAGACGTTACGAAACATTGTCAATAAATACGGTAATCTGGTAATCACGGCATTTAAAGCCGACGTGATGTCAAATGATGAGGCCTACCATCTACGTGACGAAAATCGGGTGACGATTATTGATCAAACCATTCGAAATGGTCAAGATCTCCGGGTAAAGGGGGATGTGCTCTTTTTGGGTTCAATCCACCAAGGAGGGCGGTTGATTACTAATGGGAATCTGTTTAGCATGGGTAAAATCAAGGGAATTGTCCACGTGGGCTTTCCAGTCGATGAGAGTAAATTAGCCATCGGTGATTTTCACGAAGCTCAGCAAGTGCGGATTGGAGAACAGATTGAAATCATTGCCGATCAACGGCACCCTGTTTCAGCAGATGTTCGGACCGTCATTCACGTTAATGATTTACACAGCATTGATTACAGTAATTTGGATAACATTAAAGCAATTAGTCCAAAATTCTTTAGTAGAATTGGAGGAATTTAA
- the mreD gene encoding rod shape-determining protein MreD, translating into MRRKRQHHILFPLGVIIAFIFEGSIMHFFSGLLAGTFPMVPYLTLLWFVYAILFVNDLTQLHLYWWAFGVGIVYDLYYIGVLGIYTFLFPLIVYVTKLLKSYFEANVVSGTFFYLIDLIIVLVLGYAAGRMAHLVYFSGMHFMAFAFGPTILLNLIIFLLLYYPVSLLFDQYRS; encoded by the coding sequence ATGAGGAGAAAACGGCAACATCATATTTTGTTTCCGCTTGGAGTGATAATCGCTTTCATTTTTGAAGGATCAATTATGCACTTTTTTTCTGGACTGTTGGCCGGAACTTTTCCAATGGTTCCTTATTTAACCCTATTGTGGTTTGTCTATGCCATTTTGTTTGTGAATGATTTGACCCAACTTCATCTTTATTGGTGGGCGTTTGGGGTTGGCATTGTCTACGATTTGTATTACATTGGGGTGCTTGGAATTTATACCTTTTTGTTTCCCTTGATTGTATACGTAACCAAATTACTGAAAAGTTACTTTGAAGCCAACGTGGTGAGCGGAACATTCTTTTATCTAATTGATTTAATTATTGTGTTAGTATTAGGTTATGCAGCGGGGCGGATGGCGCATCTGGTTTATTTTTCTGGAATGCATTTTATGGCCTTCGCCTTTGGTCCGACGATTTTACTGAATCTTATCATCTTTTTATTGTTGTACTATCCAGTGAGTCTGTTGTTTGACCAATATCGATCATAG
- the mreC gene encoding rod shape-determining protein MreC, which yields MHKLFSSRNLVILVICLVLSIGLITGTVAIRNKRATPPIIQRIGNDIVGLGNQTLGFPVGIVDGFFANTNDLLNTYHENQILKSKVNQVEATQTKNAALSSENQQLKRQLKMDKTLTDYTKVSASVIARTPSNWQQQLVINKGKQAGIQKNMPVMVNQGLIGRISEVNDTNSKVELITDSGDGANRFAVEVAGEKGPVDGLISGYNNANNELEMGSLTSKDKIKKGAKVMTNGLGGTTPKGLYVGKVTGISGAANGISEQINIKPAADTRSIDVVFVLGKK from the coding sequence ATGCATAAGCTTTTTTCCAGCCGAAACCTGGTTATTTTGGTAATTTGCTTAGTTTTAAGCATTGGACTAATTACTGGGACGGTGGCCATTCGGAATAAACGGGCAACGCCCCCAATCATTCAGAGAATTGGCAACGATATTGTTGGATTAGGGAATCAAACGTTAGGTTTTCCCGTTGGAATTGTTGATGGTTTTTTTGCTAATACCAATGATTTGCTTAACACTTACCATGAAAACCAAATTTTAAAGAGTAAGGTTAATCAGGTCGAAGCCACCCAAACGAAGAATGCGGCTTTGAGTTCAGAAAACCAACAGTTAAAACGACAACTAAAAATGGATAAGACGCTAACGGACTACACCAAGGTGAGCGCGAGCGTGATTGCTCGGACTCCGTCTAATTGGCAACAACAGCTAGTAATTAATAAGGGAAAACAGGCCGGGATTCAAAAAAACATGCCGGTCATGGTGAACCAAGGTTTAATTGGAAGAATTAGTGAAGTTAATGATACTAACAGTAAGGTGGAATTGATTACTGATAGTGGTGACGGAGCGAACCGTTTTGCCGTGGAGGTTGCTGGAGAAAAAGGTCCAGTTGATGGTTTGATTTCTGGTTACAATAATGCCAATAACGAACTTGAGATGGGGAGCCTAACTTCAAAGGATAAAATTAAAAAGGGTGCTAAAGTCATGACCAACGGACTGGGTGGTACCACTCCGAAAGGATTATATGTCGGGAAGGTAACGGGAATTTCTGGAGCTGCCAATGGAATTTCCGAACAAATTAACATTAAACCGGCTGCTGATACTCGTAGTATTGATGTCGTATTCGTCCTAGGAAAGAAATAG